One genomic region from Nostoc sphaeroides encodes:
- a CDS encoding DUF692 domain-containing protein, which produces MLSHLPSLGVGLGFRQPFKSDLFLNRQQVDFLEIVAEHYLDASWQKQQELELLAAHFPIIPHAINLSLGSAEGLDTDYLRKLAALIKQLNPPWWSEHICFTKAGGVDIGHLSPLPYTQEAVEVLCRNIALLRRWIDVPLILENITYMVTVPGAEMTEAQFLAEVVERSDCGLLLDITNLHTNAVNYGYDVHEFLQQLPCDRIVQLHFVGGHWHDGVLIDSHSQSTPVEVWQLMEEVVARVPVKGIILERDENLPPFAELTKELQKAREISRSYLC; this is translated from the coding sequence ATGCTTTCTCATCTTCCTAGTTTAGGCGTGGGGTTGGGTTTTCGACAACCGTTTAAAAGCGATCTGTTTCTTAACCGTCAGCAGGTTGACTTTTTGGAAATTGTCGCTGAACACTATCTAGATGCATCTTGGCAAAAACAGCAGGAGTTAGAATTGCTTGCTGCTCATTTCCCGATAATTCCCCACGCGATTAATCTTTCGTTAGGCAGTGCTGAAGGCTTGGATACAGATTATTTACGCAAACTTGCAGCACTAATTAAGCAACTTAACCCGCCTTGGTGGAGTGAGCATATCTGCTTTACAAAAGCGGGTGGAGTTGATATCGGGCATTTGTCCCCGCTACCTTATACTCAAGAAGCTGTGGAAGTACTTTGTCGCAATATTGCTTTATTGCGTCGCTGGATTGATGTACCACTGATTCTGGAAAATATCACTTACATGGTGACGGTTCCAGGTGCAGAAATGACTGAAGCCCAGTTTTTAGCCGAGGTGGTTGAACGTTCTGATTGTGGACTGTTATTAGATATAACGAATCTCCACACTAATGCTGTGAACTACGGCTATGATGTCCATGAGTTTTTGCAACAATTACCGTGCGATCGCATCGTACAATTACATTTTGTTGGTGGACATTGGCATGATGGTGTCTTAATTGATAGCCATTCCCAATCCACACCAGTGGAAGTATGGCAACTAATGGAGGAAGTTGTGGCCCGTGTTCCAGTTAAAGGGATTATTCTAGAACGAGATGAAAACTTGCCACCCTTTGCAGAATTGACAAAAGAACTGCAAAAAGCACGGGAAATTAGCAGGAGTTACTTGTGTTGA
- a CDS encoding sensor histidine kinase: MNRPIQIKKHPFPSLLYLEWTLLAITALTAFIPPPLKHFRPKPPELSICGAFPDLSVCSILPELSIYSLIIFAAMGLRLPRNNQRNKLIYTGIEILLILIIGLFGERFARLFPFLYIILVTRSCLIFQLKGRLFVTILSFSLFLVTTQLKYQLFNFQASPQAQERYRFLILNSSLVFGLSLVFVLLMMNAVLSERQSREKLAIANEKLRQYAMQIENQATLEERNRIAREIHDSLGHSLTALNLQLETALKLWQANPGKAETFLATAKELGSKALKDVRESVSTMRLNPLQEQSLERAIASLSENFHRSNGILPIYQINLEYPLPPEINTAIYRITQESLTNISKYAYATEVKLELATTRGNLRLIIQDNGRGFDLGQNTTGFGLHSMRDRTFALGGEFNINSAPGSGCKITVNIPLTRLT, from the coding sequence ATGAATCGTCCAATTCAAATTAAGAAACATCCTTTTCCGTCTCTACTTTATCTGGAGTGGACATTACTGGCGATCACCGCATTGACAGCCTTTATACCACCTCCGTTAAAGCATTTTCGTCCTAAGCCTCCAGAACTATCAATTTGTGGTGCATTTCCAGACTTATCAGTTTGTAGCATATTGCCAGAACTATCAATTTATAGTCTGATTATTTTTGCAGCAATGGGCTTAAGATTACCCAGAAATAACCAGAGAAATAAGCTAATCTACACAGGCATTGAAATTTTATTGATTTTAATAATTGGACTTTTTGGAGAGAGATTTGCTCGGTTGTTCCCCTTTCTATATATAATTTTAGTGACTCGCAGTTGTTTGATTTTTCAGTTAAAAGGGCGTTTATTCGTTACAATTTTATCATTTTCCTTATTTTTAGTTACTACACAACTAAAATATCAATTATTCAATTTTCAAGCATCGCCACAAGCACAAGAGCGATATCGATTTTTGATTTTGAATTCGTCGCTGGTATTTGGCTTAAGTTTGGTTTTTGTATTGTTGATGATGAATGCAGTATTGTCTGAGCGGCAAAGTCGAGAAAAGCTAGCGATCGCTAATGAAAAACTGCGCCAATATGCCATGCAAATTGAAAATCAAGCTACCTTAGAAGAACGCAATCGCATTGCTCGTGAAATCCATGATTCATTAGGACATTCTCTAACTGCTTTAAATCTGCAATTAGAAACCGCTTTAAAACTATGGCAAGCTAACCCAGGTAAGGCTGAAACATTTCTAGCAACTGCAAAGGAATTAGGTTCAAAAGCGCTAAAAGATGTCCGTGAATCTGTTTCTACTATGCGTTTGAATCCCTTACAAGAACAATCTTTAGAACGGGCGATCGCAAGTCTTTCAGAAAACTTTCATCGCTCAAATGGCATTTTACCAATTTATCAAATCAACCTGGAATATCCTCTACCACCTGAAATAAATACCGCTATCTACCGGATTACTCAAGAATCATTGACAAATATATCTAAATATGCTTATGCCACAGAGGTTAAACTAGAACTCGCTACGACTAGAGGCAATTTGCGATTGATAATTCAAGATAATGGTAGAGGTTTTGATTTAGGGCAAAATACTACAGGTTTTGGGCTTCATAGTATGCGCGATCGCACTTTCGCTCTTGGAGGTGAGTTTAATATTAATAGCGCTCCTGGTTCTGGTTGCAAAATTACAGTTAATATTCCCTTAACGAGGTTGACATAA
- a CDS encoding pyridoxamine 5'-phosphate oxidase family protein — protein MLDIDEMGTKEIHELLKKVGHGHLSCALEGHPYVVPMHYYFEEPNIYIFTTLWMKTKYIDANPEVCLQVEEFYNLKHWRSVTVTGRAEHITLEQDIDRVMQFIKKQNPTLSPAINRTWIDAWSRGEVMALYCIHPSEMSGRTTEGVTHLARIKN, from the coding sequence ATGTTAGATATTGATGAAATGGGCACAAAAGAGATACATGAACTCTTGAAAAAAGTAGGACATGGACACTTAAGTTGTGCCCTTGAAGGACATCCCTATGTTGTGCCTATGCACTATTATTTTGAAGAGCCAAACATCTATATCTTCACCACGCTTTGGATGAAGACTAAGTATATAGACGCGAATCCAGAAGTATGTTTGCAAGTTGAAGAATTCTACAATCTCAAGCATTGGCGCAGCGTTACTGTGACTGGTCGAGCCGAACACATCACTCTTGAGCAAGACATCGATCGCGTGATGCAATTTATCAAAAAGCAAAATCCAACGCTTTCGCCCGCAATTAATCGAACCTGGATTGATGCCTGGAGTCGTGGGGAGGTTATGGCGCTCTACTGTATCCATCCCAGTGAGATGAGCGGACGAACCACTGAGGGAGTCACTCACTTGGCTCGAATTAAAAATTAA
- a CDS encoding response regulator, translating into MYSIPSNYSSLQGLRVLLVDDNVDFFCSLMTLLLQLYGVEVQTAFSVQQALEIFEQWQPDVLVSDIALSKKNCYALIQQVRTKVGERGEVVLAIAVTGYANKNMLQRALCAGFDLWFTKPLDFDEFFAVLTCLAICQQSSGATRSTDFGSCP; encoded by the coding sequence ATGTATTCAATTCCTAGTAATTACTCATCCCTCCAAGGGCTGCGAGTACTGCTTGTAGATGATAATGTCGATTTCTTCTGCTCCTTGATGACGTTGCTGCTGCAACTCTATGGGGTAGAGGTGCAAACAGCGTTTTCAGTCCAGCAAGCCTTAGAAATATTTGAGCAATGGCAACCTGATGTCCTCGTCAGTGACATTGCTTTGTCCAAGAAGAATTGTTATGCCCTGATTCAACAAGTGAGAACTAAAGTCGGAGAAAGAGGGGAAGTGGTGCTAGCGATCGCTGTGACAGGCTATGCCAATAAAAATATGCTTCAACGTGCTCTGTGTGCGGGATTTGACCTATGGTTCACTAAACCCCTAGATTTCGATGAGTTTTTTGCTGTGCTTACCTGTTTAGCGATTTGCCAACAATCATCAGGTGCGACTCGCTCAACGGATTTTGGATCATGTCCCTAA
- a CDS encoding type II toxin-antitoxin system Phd/YefM family antitoxin: protein MTTKNIDIQQTSISVSDLLSLMQDDNTEIILTNGDKPFAKVIPIASVQEKIIPKAGLNLGAMVMSDDFDEPLPDEFWLS from the coding sequence ATGACAACAAAAAATATTGATATTCAACAAACTTCTATCAGCGTTTCTGATTTATTATCCTTGATGCAAGATGATAATACAGAAATCATTTTAACTAATGGAGATAAACCTTTTGCTAAGGTGATTCCTATTGCTTCTGTGCAGGAAAAAATTATCCCTAAAGCTGGGTTAAATTTGGGTGCTATGGTGATGAGTGATGATTTCGATGAACCTTTACCTGATGAATTTTGGTTATCATAA
- a CDS encoding nucleoside deaminase translates to MNPEYFMRLALAEAKEGDAPYGAVIVKDNEVVAVAHNTVNRDNDPSAHAEINAIRSLTAKLKNPSLEGYSIYTTGEPCPMCATACVWSGLSEIVYGASIQDLISVNQSQINISCEEVIAKSFRNIKFTKDVLKNECLELFK, encoded by the coding sequence ATGAACCCAGAATATTTTATGCGTTTAGCTTTGGCAGAAGCAAAAGAAGGAGATGCGCCTTATGGTGCTGTGATTGTTAAAGATAACGAAGTCGTTGCTGTAGCTCATAACACTGTTAACAGAGACAACGATCCATCAGCCCATGCGGAAATTAACGCCATTCGTAGTTTAACAGCTAAACTTAAAAACCCTTCTTTAGAAGGTTATAGCATATATACAACTGGCGAACCTTGTCCGATGTGTGCAACTGCTTGTGTTTGGAGTGGTTTATCAGAAATTGTATATGGGGCTTCAATTCAAGATTTAATCTCGGTAAATCAATCACAAATTAATATATCTTGCGAAGAAGTTATCGCTAAGTCATTTAGAAACATCAAATTCACAAAAGACGTTTTAAAAAATGAATGTTTGGAGTTATTTAAATAA
- a CDS encoding Spy/CpxP family protein refolding chaperone yields MKLKALSLVAGAFTKCALCALALTLSATSFAVNAQTASPSPVLLAQTPQKERGPWKELGLTDAQKTQIQAIKRDSRTKMEAVFTPEQKAKLEAAKQARQAQRQAGQGQRQPGQRQGKRGYADLNLSEAQKTQLRQIRESEKQQIQVVLTPEQRQKIEQFRQNAPSRRQQGNPQ; encoded by the coding sequence ATGAAACTCAAAGCATTATCACTAGTCGCTGGAGCGTTCACGAAGTGTGCGCTCTGCGCTCTCGCTCTAACTTTAAGTGCAACCTCCTTTGCTGTTAATGCCCAAACAGCTTCTCCTTCACCCGTGTTACTTGCACAAACTCCACAAAAAGAAAGGGGCCCTTGGAAAGAATTGGGTCTAACAGATGCCCAAAAAACCCAAATTCAGGCAATTAAGCGCGATAGCCGCACCAAAATGGAGGCAGTTTTCACCCCAGAACAAAAGGCCAAGTTAGAGGCGGCGAAACAAGCACGTCAGGCTCAACGGCAAGCTGGTCAAGGTCAACGCCAACCAGGTCAACGTCAAGGAAAGCGTGGTTATGCTGACTTAAATCTGAGTGAAGCACAAAAAACCCAACTCCGACAAATCCGGGAGTCTGAAAAACAACAGATTCAAGTAGTCTTAACCCCCGAACAGCGCCAAAAAATAGAGCAATTCCGTCAAAATGCTCCTTCGCGTCGTCAACAAGGCAATCCCCAATAA
- the sipA gene encoding regulatory protein SipA gives MSKEFAIGSKVRVVALPPYVKTAEPMPMLRPPDVIHLGEEGIVIDRRPGGYWGIRFTRGAFLLDSQYIESTDTPPESHLE, from the coding sequence ATGTCTAAAGAATTCGCAATTGGTAGTAAAGTCCGGGTTGTGGCACTACCGCCCTACGTCAAAACTGCTGAACCTATGCCCATGCTGCGCCCGCCCGATGTAATTCACCTTGGCGAAGAGGGTATAGTTATTGACCGCAGACCTGGTGGATATTGGGGTATTCGCTTTACTAGGGGAGCTTTTCTCTTAGATAGCCAATACATCGAAAGCACAGATACCCCACCCGAATCTCATTTAGAGTGA
- a CDS encoding response regulator gives MIKVLLVDDQGLIRQGLRALLELEPDLEIVGEAENGEQAINLVAEFQPDVVLLDIRMPIMDGVAATREIQKRFGKTKILVLTTFDDDEYVSAALQNGAMGYLLKDTPSEELAVAIRAVYKGYTQLGPGIVKKLLTQFSNGTPTHSPPVPSTLAELTPREKEVLRLIATGASNREIAQQLYISEGTVKNHVTNILNRLNLRDRTQAAIWANTYLSYLNEPS, from the coding sequence ATGATTAAAGTGCTGCTGGTAGATGACCAAGGTTTAATTCGTCAAGGATTAAGAGCGTTATTAGAATTAGAACCAGATTTAGAGATAGTGGGAGAAGCAGAAAACGGTGAACAGGCGATTAATTTAGTTGCTGAATTTCAGCCAGATGTAGTATTGCTAGATATCAGAATGCCCATTATGGATGGAGTTGCAGCCACGCGAGAAATTCAAAAACGCTTTGGCAAAACTAAAATTTTAGTACTGACGACTTTTGATGATGATGAATATGTATCAGCAGCGTTGCAAAATGGGGCAATGGGTTATTTATTGAAAGATACACCCTCAGAAGAATTAGCTGTTGCTATTCGTGCCGTTTATAAAGGATATACTCAATTAGGCCCAGGTATAGTTAAAAAACTATTGACTCAGTTTTCTAATGGTACACCAACCCACTCCCCGCCTGTACCCTCTACTTTAGCCGAACTTACTCCGAGAGAAAAAGAGGTTTTGCGGTTAATAGCTACAGGCGCTAGTAACCGAGAAATTGCTCAACAACTCTACATTTCTGAGGGCACAGTAAAAAATCATGTTACGAATATTTTAAACAGATTAAACTTGCGCGATCGCACTCAAGCTGCAATTTGGGCAAATACGTATTTATCCTATTTAAATGAGCCAAGTTAA
- a CDS encoding TIGR04222 domain-containing membrane protein, with protein sequence MNALLHNPIADMYGPDFLLFYCFVIGITLVVCQQLVQDPTKNQPLPLIPAEPDPYEIAYLRSQETGIANVVLFDLIIRGYLQVSEQSISQVANHPDVSQLEPIEREVFEKLSSSSTAKTSVWLATESIQSYSNAYEEKLQNEQLLYASQWQERNIKVGLIGAMIIFSLGGYKLLIALGKERYNAGLLITIGVLSIIFLLWFVSKRTHLSHRGKMYLQQLQETFTRLQQKAKYDIPSVFDYNLLVALFGVEVLAGTSYDSYYKAFFPPTISRKVTTVESSSSSLCGSSSCSSSSCSSPSYTSSSRTSNSDTSSSCSTSSGCSSSCNSSSDSGSSCSSGSDSGSSCSSGCGGGCGGGCGGGCGGG encoded by the coding sequence ATGAATGCATTACTGCATAATCCAATTGCAGATATGTATGGGCCAGATTTTTTACTGTTTTATTGCTTTGTTATTGGGATAACTTTGGTAGTTTGCCAACAGCTAGTGCAAGATCCAACCAAAAACCAGCCTCTGCCGCTAATTCCTGCTGAACCAGATCCCTACGAAATCGCTTATTTGCGTTCCCAAGAAACAGGAATCGCCAATGTAGTATTATTTGATTTGATTATCCGGGGTTATTTGCAAGTCAGTGAACAATCCATCAGCCAAGTAGCAAATCATCCTGATGTATCTCAGCTAGAGCCTATAGAGCGTGAGGTATTTGAGAAATTATCTTCCTCCTCCACAGCTAAAACGTCTGTTTGGTTGGCAACCGAGAGCATCCAGTCATACAGCAATGCCTATGAAGAAAAACTCCAAAATGAGCAACTATTGTATGCTTCCCAGTGGCAAGAACGGAATATCAAAGTTGGCTTGATTGGAGCAATGATTATTTTCAGCTTGGGGGGCTATAAGCTTCTCATCGCCTTGGGTAAGGAGCGCTATAACGCAGGTTTATTAATCACCATTGGTGTATTATCGATTATCTTTTTGCTGTGGTTTGTCAGTAAACGTACACATCTCAGTCATCGAGGAAAAATGTATCTGCAACAACTGCAAGAAACATTTACCCGATTGCAGCAGAAGGCAAAGTATGACATCCCTTCTGTATTTGACTACAACTTACTGGTGGCACTATTTGGCGTTGAGGTGCTGGCTGGAACCTCTTATGACTCCTACTACAAAGCCTTTTTTCCGCCAACAATTTCTAGAAAAGTTACCACAGTAGAGAGTTCGTCTAGTAGCTTATGCGGTAGCTCCTCATGCAGTAGCTCCTCATGCAGTAGCCCCTCATACACTAGTAGTTCTCGTACTAGTAATTCTGACACTAGCTCCTCATGCAGTACTAGTTCTGGCTGTAGCTCCTCATGCAATAGTAGTTCTGACAGTGGCTCCTCATGCAGTAGTGGTTCTGACAGTGGCTCCTCTTGCAGTAGTGGTTGCGGTGGTGGCTGCGGTGGTGGCTGCGGTGGTGGTTGTGGAGGAGGTTAA
- the fghA gene encoding S-formylglutathione hydrolase produces MSNLNLISEYKSFGGKLGFYSHSSSTCNGEMRFAVYQPPQATQKPVPILYFLSGLSCTEENFMVKAGVQRLAAEYGLILVAPDTSPRNTGIAGEDDDWDFGTGAGFYVDATEEPWRKNYQMYSYIVQELPALITANFPTQPEKQGIFGHSMGGHGALVCAMRNPELYKSVSAFAPIAAPMRCPWGQKALGGYLGNNQESWRAYDASELVKKVGYHSSILIDQGTADKFLAEQLMPEVFEQACADVSQPLNLRYQEGYDHSYYFIASFIEDHIRHHALA; encoded by the coding sequence ATGTCTAACCTCAATCTCATTTCCGAATATAAAAGCTTTGGTGGCAAACTCGGTTTTTACAGTCATTCCTCCTCAACCTGTAACGGTGAAATGCGCTTTGCTGTCTATCAACCACCACAAGCAACTCAAAAACCTGTACCGATTCTCTATTTCCTCTCTGGGTTAAGTTGCACAGAAGAGAATTTTATGGTAAAGGCGGGAGTGCAACGCTTGGCAGCTGAGTATGGTTTGATATTGGTTGCACCAGATACAAGTCCGCGTAATACTGGCATTGCAGGTGAGGATGATGACTGGGATTTTGGCACAGGTGCGGGCTTTTATGTTGATGCTACAGAGGAACCGTGGCGTAAAAACTACCAAATGTATAGTTACATCGTCCAGGAATTACCTGCTTTAATTACCGCAAATTTCCCTACGCAACCTGAAAAACAAGGTATTTTTGGTCATTCGATGGGGGGACATGGGGCGCTTGTCTGTGCAATGAGAAACCCAGAACTTTACAAATCAGTATCAGCTTTTGCACCGATCGCTGCACCTATGCGTTGTCCTTGGGGTCAAAAGGCTTTGGGTGGTTATCTTGGCAATAATCAAGAAAGTTGGCGTGCTTATGATGCTAGTGAATTAGTCAAAAAAGTAGGATATCACAGTTCGATTCTGATTGACCAAGGGACTGCTGATAAATTTTTAGCTGAACAATTAATGCCTGAAGTGTTTGAGCAAGCTTGTGCAGATGTTAGCCAGCCGCTAAACTTGCGTTACCAAGAAGGCTATGACCACAGTTATTATTTCATTGCCAGTTTTATTGAAGATCATATCCGCCACCATGCGTTAGCGTAG
- a CDS encoding type II toxin-antitoxin system VapC family toxin, giving the protein MLLNPENVRLVSVVSLWEIQIKTQLGKLTLNQSLPEIIHQQQNNGIEFIGVKVNHVLMLGQLPLHHKDPFDRLLISQAQSENAILVSKDTNFSSYSVSVEW; this is encoded by the coding sequence TTGTTATTAAATCCAGAAAATGTTCGGTTAGTAAGTGTTGTGAGTCTCTGGGAGATTCAAATTAAAACTCAATTAGGGAAATTAACATTAAATCAGTCTTTACCTGAGATTATTCACCAGCAGCAAAATAATGGAATAGAATTTATTGGAGTTAAAGTTAATCATGTTTTAATGTTGGGACAGTTACCTTTACACCATAAAGATCCATTTGATAGGTTGTTAATTTCACAAGCTCAGAGTGAAAATGCTATTTTAGTGAGTAAAGATACAAATTTTTCTAGTTATAGTGTATCTGTTGAATGGTAA
- a CDS encoding ion transporter, whose product MLLSRQETEFYLKDLETPLGKAINLTLAAMVLISSGIFVAETYNIPDSVRFQLNVADTAIVIIFAVEYSLRLWSAENKIKYIFSFYSIIDLMAILPFFLGMVDISFIRLLRWFRILRLIRFIDRKFLFATISTEDGMIFARILFTLFAIVFIYSGLIYQVEHPVNPENYGTFLDAFYFSVVTMTTVGFGDVIPISELGRLLTVLMIFTGIALIPWQVGDLIKRVVKTANQVETACSGCGLAFHDVDAGFCKRCGTKLPSRSTLSN is encoded by the coding sequence ATGTTACTGAGCAGACAAGAAACAGAATTCTACTTAAAAGACTTGGAAACACCATTAGGTAAAGCGATTAATTTAACGCTTGCCGCTATGGTGCTAATATCATCAGGGATTTTTGTGGCAGAAACTTATAATATTCCTGATTCTGTGCGGTTTCAGTTGAATGTAGCCGATACTGCGATCGTCATTATCTTCGCGGTGGAATATTCACTCCGTTTGTGGAGTGCGGAAAACAAAATTAAGTATATTTTTAGTTTTTATTCGATTATTGACTTAATGGCAATTTTGCCATTCTTTTTAGGAATGGTGGATATTAGCTTTATCCGCCTACTGCGATGGTTTCGGATTTTACGATTAATCAGATTTATAGATAGGAAATTTCTATTCGCCACTATCAGCACCGAAGATGGAATGATTTTTGCGCGAATCTTATTTACATTATTTGCAATTGTTTTTATTTATTCTGGCTTAATTTATCAAGTCGAGCATCCGGTTAATCCTGAAAATTATGGTACGTTTTTAGATGCCTTCTATTTCTCTGTTGTCACAATGACAACTGTAGGGTTTGGCGATGTTATTCCAATTTCTGAATTAGGGCGCTTGCTAACAGTACTGATGATTTTTACAGGAATTGCACTGATTCCTTGGCAAGTGGGAGATTTAATTAAGCGAGTTGTGAAAACTGCTAATCAGGTAGAAACAGCTTGTTCAGGTTGTGGTTTGGCTTTCCATGACGTAGATGCTGGGTTTTGTAAAAGGTGCGGGACTAAGTTACCTAGTCGTAGTACTCTGTCAAACTAA